In Rouxiella sp. WC2420, the following proteins share a genomic window:
- a CDS encoding glycosyl hydrolase family 18 protein — protein sequence MNDKVVNSLLIQKDVHTEKAYEMDNFDPKTQVGNYSYTSSRVMKHVYNKYQVQGKPKVFGYYTDWSQYDGRLDNKFDKGDRGAGYDLANLSPTAFDKIIFGFIGILGDQGEKKNAINAAASQQNKNKFEPLFLDPWGDFQSYRNCDQPEDWRPIDIATVTQEDTKGILGGLRDFQQKAKKLGHELALSMSIGGWTMSNIFHELAASSQSRKIFALGVVKLFKQFPMFSEIDIDWEYPNDKGNENPFGPEDGDNYVVLIKELREQLDSAGRSDVKISIAAAAVVTKIAHSKIKELLAVGLYGINLMTYDFFGTPWALELNHHTNLMPKEPEGDSVDTVINYLIAQGIPSERINIGYAGYSRNAKNAEIESFSPLKGLYDTQKTPTTGTLESGSTVWADILYNYLDLEEQCGRNGFNVYTDQIADADYLYSPESKLFLSIDTPRTVKAKGEYVVKHNLGAIFTWTIDQDNGLLVNAAREGMGCKIETQVIDMKPFYFEGINVDAKNGKDDPDQTDETEKTNHAPKGHIALRVTSGSVVQLSAQASSDEDGDKLSYQWTLPAGIVSADTKADVIEIKAPEVSAATDFSFELVVKDAKGAAAEKQYFVLTVVKSQNVKPDPTPKDYPAWVVSGHIYSKGDKVIYAGVKYICINPHTSNSGWIPGVAITLWNETV from the coding sequence ATGAACGATAAAGTAGTTAACAGTTTACTGATTCAAAAAGATGTGCATACAGAAAAAGCGTATGAAATGGATAACTTTGATCCTAAAACCCAGGTTGGTAATTACAGCTATACTTCAAGTCGAGTCATGAAACATGTTTATAATAAATACCAGGTTCAGGGTAAACCTAAAGTCTTTGGCTATTATACTGACTGGTCACAATATGATGGTCGATTAGATAACAAGTTCGATAAAGGTGATCGTGGCGCAGGATATGATCTGGCTAATTTATCTCCAACGGCTTTTGATAAAATCATTTTTGGTTTTATCGGTATTCTGGGCGATCAGGGAGAGAAGAAAAACGCAATTAACGCTGCGGCTTCACAACAAAATAAAAACAAGTTTGAGCCTCTATTTTTAGACCCTTGGGGAGATTTCCAATCTTACCGTAACTGCGACCAGCCTGAGGATTGGCGACCAATTGACATTGCCACTGTGACACAGGAAGACACTAAGGGAATACTTGGCGGGTTGCGTGATTTCCAGCAAAAAGCCAAAAAACTGGGTCATGAGCTGGCTCTTTCCATGAGTATTGGCGGCTGGACGATGAGCAATATATTTCACGAACTCGCCGCTAGCTCACAAAGTCGTAAAATTTTTGCTCTCGGGGTGGTCAAGCTGTTTAAACAGTTCCCCATGTTCAGCGAAATTGATATTGACTGGGAATACCCTAATGACAAAGGTAATGAGAATCCCTTTGGCCCGGAAGATGGAGATAACTATGTTGTGTTAATTAAAGAACTGCGTGAGCAGTTAGATTCAGCTGGCCGTTCTGACGTTAAAATTAGTATTGCGGCTGCAGCAGTCGTGACAAAAATTGCTCATTCTAAAATTAAAGAATTACTGGCCGTTGGTCTGTATGGCATCAATCTGATGACCTACGATTTCTTTGGCACACCGTGGGCGCTGGAATTAAACCATCATACTAACCTGATGCCAAAAGAGCCTGAAGGCGATTCTGTCGATACAGTTATTAATTATCTTATCGCGCAGGGTATTCCTTCTGAGCGGATTAATATTGGCTATGCTGGATATTCGCGTAATGCTAAAAATGCCGAAATTGAGAGTTTTTCGCCGCTGAAGGGTTTATATGATACCCAAAAAACGCCAACGACGGGAACCCTGGAATCGGGAAGTACAGTTTGGGCAGATATACTTTATAACTATCTGGATCTTGAAGAGCAATGTGGTCGTAACGGCTTTAATGTCTATACCGATCAAATTGCTGATGCCGATTATCTCTATAGCCCGGAGAGCAAACTGTTTTTGTCCATCGATACCCCACGTACAGTAAAAGCCAAGGGTGAGTATGTTGTGAAACATAACCTGGGGGCTATTTTTACCTGGACAATCGATCAGGACAACGGTCTGCTGGTTAATGCCGCAAGAGAAGGAATGGGCTGCAAGATTGAAACACAAGTCATTGATATGAAGCCTTTCTATTTCGAGGGCATCAATGTTGATGCCAAAAATGGCAAAGATGACCCCGATCAGACTGATGAAACAGAAAAAACCAATCATGCGCCTAAAGGGCATATTGCTCTGCGAGTGACTTCAGGATCGGTTGTGCAATTATCAGCGCAGGCCTCTAGCGATGAAGATGGCGATAAGTTGTCTTATCAATGGACTCTGCCAGCGGGCATTGTCAGCGCTGATACCAAAGCAGACGTTATTGAAATCAAAGCGCCTGAAGTTTCCGCGGCAACTGATTTTTCTTTTGAGCTGGTAGTAAAAGATGCAAAAGGCGCAGCGGCAGAAAAGCAATACTTCGTTCTTACCGTAGTTAAATCGCAAAATGTGAAACCTGACCCAACGCCTAAAGATTATCCGGCATGGGTAGTGAGCGGCCATATTTACAGTAAAGGTGACAAAGTCATTTATGCGGGAGTTAAATATATTTGTATCAATCCGCATACTTCTAACTCAGGCTGGATACCGGGGGTTGCGATTACATTGTGGAATGAAACAGTGTAA
- a CDS encoding putative holin, translating to MNHTFIMILNHMLSYLNLHLMSRFGVAMGASTGAIYYVYTGKFQSKSRKITLFIISFMFGVISAEFAANFLSAITPSSVVAETSFGAMISAALCMKILKAIGNNINDFVSLFKKS from the coding sequence GTGAACCATACGTTTATTATGATATTAAATCATATGTTATCTTATTTAAATTTACATTTAATGTCTAGATTCGGTGTTGCTATGGGGGCATCGACTGGGGCAATTTACTATGTGTATACAGGGAAGTTTCAATCCAAGTCAAGAAAGATAACTTTATTTATAATTTCGTTTATGTTTGGCGTTATATCAGCGGAGTTTGCGGCCAATTTCCTTTCGGCAATAACCCCAAGTTCTGTTGTCGCTGAAACGTCCTTTGGTGCCATGATTTCCGCCGCGCTGTGTATGAAAATATTAAAAGCCATCGGCAATAACATCAACGATTTTGTTTCTCTTTTTAAGAAGAGTTGA
- a CDS encoding LysR family transcriptional regulator, with protein MISKRLKSFIVTVQEGTIAKAAEKLYTTPPPLSRQIKLLESELGISLFTRSNAGMKLTEKGSDFYQKTLQAYDLLLSFSKNKNVRKTREIIVNNLPCMHIYSLSDYLSHNSNIVSSYTSNSSPDIVISSSPINDDGKLQFVKKVSATMNLVSKEINLDDNDNYKKLPFIQSSRLMKYYGINNYLSSLEEQGFTGGIIINDCFLARVESVLSGKSLAIISEDFFCSSYAKKMNIKSILGVEFLMGYWIYKSSANINCDDILTYYLKKEGSKLDVAE; from the coding sequence ATGATTAGTAAACGATTAAAATCATTTATTGTAACTGTCCAGGAAGGGACAATAGCGAAAGCAGCTGAGAAACTTTATACCACCCCCCCGCCATTGAGTCGGCAAATAAAGCTGTTGGAAAGTGAACTGGGGATTAGCCTTTTCACCCGAAGTAATGCGGGGATGAAGCTAACAGAAAAAGGGAGTGACTTTTATCAAAAAACACTTCAGGCTTATGACTTACTGCTGAGCTTTTCAAAAAATAAAAATGTCAGAAAAACACGTGAAATCATTGTAAATAATTTACCTTGTATGCACATTTACTCTTTATCCGACTATCTTTCACATAATTCAAATATAGTTTCTTCTTATACATCAAATAGCTCCCCTGATATTGTCATATCCAGCAGTCCTATAAATGATGACGGCAAGCTTCAATTCGTAAAGAAAGTCTCAGCCACTATGAATCTAGTTTCAAAAGAAATCAATTTGGATGATAACGATAATTACAAAAAACTGCCTTTTATCCAAAGTTCACGCTTAATGAAATACTACGGCATCAATAATTATCTTAGCTCTCTTGAAGAACAAGGTTTTACCGGCGGTATAATTATTAATGATTGTTTTTTAGCAAGAGTTGAGTCGGTACTTTCAGGAAAAAGCCTCGCCATTATATCTGAAGATTTCTTTTGCTCTTCGTACGCTAAAAAAATGAACATTAAAAGCATTTTAGGGGTGGAGTTTTTGATGGGATACTGGATTTACAAGTCGTCTGCGAATATCAATTGCGACGATATCCTTACTTATTATTTAAAAAAAGAAGGCTCTAAATTAGACGTTGCAGAGTAA
- the rlmF gene encoding 23S rRNA (adenine(1618)-N(6))-methyltransferase RlmF, whose translation MERKKAIPQDKKIVFPQEKSGLHARNRHRSRYDFPALIASSPELEAFVAENKWGDLSIDFADPQAVKALNRALLRHFYQIENWDIPADYLCPPIPGRADYIHHLADLLATSNGGEIPQGKNVAILDIGVGANCIYPIIGLREYGWRFTASEIDEVSMAAAKKIVATNPLLTNQVRFRLQAKPPRIFDTIIRHDERYDAVICNPPFHASAEEAAAGSQRKRDNLGLNRRGDKSELNFGGQHNELWCEGGEEAFVERMVEESAVKANNCLWFTVLISKKTTLPLIYDALEEAGATNVRTVEMAQGQKVSRFVAWTFLTPSQQKAWAGKRWA comes from the coding sequence GTGGAAAGAAAGAAAGCGATTCCGCAGGATAAAAAGATAGTTTTCCCGCAGGAAAAAAGCGGGCTTCACGCGCGAAATCGCCATCGTAGCCGCTATGATTTTCCTGCCCTGATTGCCAGCAGTCCCGAATTAGAAGCCTTTGTTGCTGAAAACAAATGGGGTGATTTGTCGATCGATTTTGCCGATCCTCAGGCAGTCAAGGCGCTGAACCGTGCGCTGTTACGCCATTTCTATCAGATTGAAAACTGGGATATTCCGGCAGATTATCTGTGTCCGCCGATCCCGGGTCGTGCAGACTATATTCACCACTTGGCAGATCTGCTGGCGACCAGCAACGGCGGCGAGATCCCACAGGGCAAAAACGTCGCCATTCTGGATATCGGCGTGGGTGCGAACTGTATTTACCCGATAATTGGCCTGCGTGAATACGGCTGGCGCTTTACCGCCAGTGAAATTGATGAGGTTTCAATGGCTGCTGCGAAAAAAATCGTCGCCACTAACCCGCTATTAACCAATCAGGTGCGTTTCCGTTTGCAGGCTAAACCGCCGCGCATTTTTGACACGATTATTCGCCACGACGAGCGTTATGACGCGGTTATCTGTAATCCGCCGTTCCACGCCTCGGCGGAAGAAGCGGCGGCAGGAAGCCAGCGCAAGCGCGATAATCTGGGCCTGAATCGCCGTGGAGATAAATCAGAACTTAACTTCGGCGGTCAACATAACGAATTGTGGTGTGAAGGCGGCGAAGAGGCATTTGTAGAGCGCATGGTTGAAGAAAGCGCAGTTAAAGCAAATAACTGCCTGTGGTTCACGGTGCTGATTTCCAAAAAAACGACCTTGCCGTTGATATACGATGCTCTTGAAGAAGCCGGCGCGACCAATGTGCGTACCGTTGAAATGGCACAGGGGCAGAAAGTCAGCCGCTTTGTAGCCTGGACTTTCCTGACACCGTCACAGCAAAAAGCCTGGGCGGGTAAGCGTTGGGCATAA
- a CDS encoding flavin reductase family protein: MSSDDRYFYEPAKGHGLPHDPLNAIVGPRPIGWIASRNAKGQRNLAPYSFFNCFNYRPPIIGFASSGWKDSVANIVETGEFVWNLTTRSLAVKMNESSASLEHGRDEFEFSGLTPIAGSIVAADRVAESPVNFECKLSQCIQLQGASGEKIDTWLVLGEVVAVHIARHLLNEEGIYQTALAEPVLRAGGPSAYYSISEDLRFDLVRPDAR, from the coding sequence ATGAGCTCTGACGATCGCTATTTCTATGAACCCGCCAAAGGACATGGCTTGCCACACGATCCGCTTAACGCGATAGTCGGGCCAAGGCCAATTGGCTGGATAGCCTCGCGCAACGCCAAAGGCCAGAGAAATCTTGCTCCCTACAGTTTCTTCAACTGCTTTAATTATCGACCACCAATCATTGGTTTCGCCAGCAGTGGCTGGAAAGACAGCGTGGCTAATATCGTTGAAACAGGGGAGTTTGTCTGGAATCTGACCACCCGTAGCCTGGCGGTGAAAATGAATGAAAGTTCGGCCTCGCTAGAACATGGTCGCGATGAGTTTGAATTTTCGGGCCTGACGCCAATAGCCGGCAGCATTGTTGCCGCCGATCGCGTCGCCGAAAGTCCGGTAAATTTTGAGTGTAAACTTTCACAATGTATTCAGTTGCAAGGCGCATCAGGTGAGAAAATCGATACCTGGCTGGTACTTGGAGAAGTGGTTGCGGTACATATTGCCCGCCATTTACTTAATGAAGAGGGAATTTATCAGACGGCGTTGGCCGAGCCGGTTTTACGTGCCGGTGGTCCGTCGGCCTACTATTCTATCTCTGAAGATTTGCGTTTTGACCTGGTACGCCCCGACGCCCGTTAG
- a CDS encoding RHS repeat domain-containing protein, translating to MSEGNTIFTQAFNFVSAAQGRVDPRTGIFLFNFPLENLAGNDKRGPFLDMTLRYSPMLTENLFGLGVGVILGLSSYDSLSKVLTLSTGEMYKVDEFAKSLTIRQNKLDNIRIKKYTEGSDTFYRIVHKSGQCEYLTTNNGASTLNLPRFIESPLGSRLKLKWNGHNQLLSVTDDDNICLCKLSYQSNPDNVSITLFPEKKDSVELMLSFTTASGSQYLHNIENTSLKNNLKWSLNYSWDDDKLRMFGKCILKEVTAPTGLTEQALYDPQAMRVNHQFGTEFVPAVIRLITSPGYGQPDMTVNYSYTGNNYLGGTLQYGQFDAGNDYIYSFPNDYIYGSIETQKAPEGQQDKIIQRTYNSYHLQTIEKIACGDCITSQTTKYFLKENFDFEKQPSVLQMPQKVTKVWQKGGELKAPEVTEYDYDKDAKGDYSNSGNLVSQKAPDGTVITHVYYSCEGEEGCPADAFGFRRYIKSTTITPPKTSYADEPVSCTEYRYQKFTPLAGSAVSYAVLKESETLKINGTSKFREQLIYHTQAGVNFGRVKSKLRTRYSTHGKTFSVKQTLSMEAQGETLIQSVKNQMLSEDGITPLFTTESSSKLCRHSGHLLSETDVAGNTVAYAYDALGRILSQTHHPDKPAYTSTETYSYTLPERLKNQPASTIHTDVLGNKMRVDYDGLGREITQWVIDRDSKSMVSEQSDAWQLVSTNHYDKFGAVFKVTGRDILNPGSQTPQILESNQVVTQDNWGQSYSTTGQDGVIHYNITDPIALSTTSWSSSQNGRQMTGKQVTHFSETHHPLQTEIFLIQGNQYSTQSQSWDGVGRLRKSTDALLRSTLFNYDEEDRVISTSLSDGSKISKTYAPFSTGKLVTQISVTDKNGKETVLGTQKFDRLGRLLETTSGGRTSVMTYTHAWQTRPTSVKGPDGVVTRTVSDPNLGDAVTHLYAGEGAGAVTQSFDYHLPTAMMTKATENNSSNRWLTYPSGRMKSEMSIIHGGTEKSVGYQYSLAGAVEKDSDIENVSRQRKFGISGTSTGQLLEVSDSELKVTPHYDEFQRVTGWEVVEISKKHTLTTSLTFDDFGRETARVVAHSNGETYHIKQNWNVNSQLESRTRLRGSEVLCNETYLYDSRNRLVTYKAGPLEGQLPKDAYGNAFTRQDFTFDVLGNITTCTTMLKNGSQNVATYHFENSKDPCQLTSVTNSLSAKEYPAKIALTYDAAGRMILDEAGRKLSYDALGRLQSVAGEKGSGRYGYNAQNVLSWQIVDKTKQLHRLYYRSNKLVNEWMSPEGRSQSDTKDSRVRLVYAAGSNVAQINHEGDKQTTSLIGTDSKNSIMTANEEGKTREYRYTAYGTQAAEKK from the coding sequence ATGAGTGAAGGGAACACTATATTTACCCAGGCATTTAACTTTGTGAGTGCCGCGCAAGGGCGAGTTGACCCTCGTACCGGGATATTTCTTTTTAATTTCCCACTGGAAAATTTAGCCGGTAATGATAAACGCGGTCCATTCCTTGATATGACCCTGCGTTATTCGCCGATGCTGACTGAAAACCTGTTCGGATTGGGCGTTGGCGTAATTTTGGGGCTTTCATCCTATGACAGTCTAAGTAAAGTGCTGACCTTGAGTACTGGTGAAATGTATAAGGTTGATGAGTTTGCTAAATCTTTGACTATTCGCCAGAATAAACTCGACAATATCAGGATTAAAAAATACACCGAAGGATCAGATACTTTTTATCGTATTGTTCACAAATCTGGGCAATGTGAATACCTGACGACAAACAATGGTGCTTCAACGCTTAATTTACCTCGATTTATAGAGTCGCCACTGGGCAGCCGTTTAAAACTAAAATGGAATGGTCATAATCAATTATTGAGTGTAACGGATGATGATAACATTTGTCTGTGCAAACTAAGTTATCAATCAAATCCAGATAATGTTTCTATAACATTATTTCCGGAGAAAAAAGACAGTGTTGAACTAATGCTTTCTTTTACCACCGCCAGTGGCTCTCAGTATTTGCATAATATCGAAAACACCAGTCTGAAAAATAATTTGAAATGGAGTCTGAATTACAGCTGGGATGACGACAAACTGCGAATGTTTGGCAAGTGCATATTGAAAGAGGTGACTGCTCCCACCGGTCTCACCGAGCAGGCTCTCTATGATCCTCAGGCAATGCGGGTAAACCATCAATTTGGCACCGAATTTGTACCGGCGGTGATTCGGTTAATTACTTCTCCCGGTTACGGCCAGCCTGACATGACGGTTAACTACAGTTATACCGGCAATAACTATTTAGGTGGAACACTGCAGTATGGCCAATTTGATGCCGGTAATGATTATATCTACAGTTTTCCTAACGATTACATCTATGGTTCAATCGAGACGCAAAAAGCACCAGAAGGCCAGCAAGACAAGATAATTCAGCGAACTTATAACAGTTACCATCTTCAAACTATTGAAAAAATTGCCTGTGGTGATTGTATTACTTCGCAAACAACTAAATATTTTCTTAAAGAAAATTTCGACTTTGAGAAGCAGCCTTCTGTACTACAGATGCCGCAAAAAGTGACTAAAGTGTGGCAGAAAGGTGGCGAGCTGAAAGCACCGGAAGTCACCGAGTACGACTACGACAAGGACGCTAAGGGCGATTATTCAAACAGTGGAAATTTAGTTAGTCAGAAAGCCCCTGATGGCACTGTCATCACTCATGTCTACTATTCTTGCGAAGGCGAAGAAGGCTGCCCGGCTGATGCTTTTGGTTTTCGCCGTTATATCAAGAGCACCACAATTACCCCGCCTAAAACCAGTTATGCTGATGAACCCGTTTCATGTACTGAATATCGCTATCAGAAATTTACACCCCTGGCTGGCAGCGCAGTTTCCTACGCGGTGTTGAAAGAGTCTGAAACGCTAAAGATTAACGGGACATCGAAATTTCGCGAGCAATTAATCTATCACACCCAGGCCGGGGTTAATTTTGGTCGTGTAAAAAGCAAACTGCGTACACGATATTCGACCCATGGTAAAACTTTCAGCGTGAAACAAACTCTCTCGATGGAGGCGCAAGGTGAGACGCTGATACAAAGCGTTAAAAACCAGATGCTGAGTGAAGATGGCATTACTCCGTTGTTTACCACTGAAAGTAGCAGCAAACTTTGTCGTCACAGCGGGCATCTATTGTCGGAAACCGACGTGGCAGGCAACACGGTAGCCTACGCCTATGATGCATTAGGCCGCATCCTTTCTCAGACACACCATCCTGATAAACCCGCATATACTTCAACGGAAACTTATAGTTATACGCTTCCCGAGCGTCTTAAAAACCAGCCTGCCAGCACGATTCATACTGATGTTCTTGGCAATAAAATGCGCGTGGATTACGACGGTCTTGGGCGTGAAATCACACAATGGGTGATTGACCGTGATTCAAAAAGTATGGTTTCAGAGCAGTCAGACGCCTGGCAGTTGGTCAGTACCAACCATTACGACAAGTTTGGCGCGGTCTTTAAAGTCACTGGGAGAGACATCCTCAATCCAGGGTCGCAAACGCCACAAATCCTTGAATCAAACCAGGTTGTAACTCAGGATAACTGGGGGCAAAGCTATTCGACTACCGGGCAAGATGGCGTAATCCATTACAACATTACCGATCCGATTGCACTCAGCACGACTAGCTGGAGTAGCAGTCAGAATGGCAGGCAAATGACCGGCAAGCAGGTAACTCATTTCAGCGAAACTCATCATCCGCTGCAAACGGAAATTTTTTTAATTCAAGGAAATCAATATAGTACCCAGTCTCAATCATGGGATGGGGTGGGGAGATTGCGTAAATCCACTGATGCGCTGTTGCGTAGCACTCTCTTTAACTATGACGAAGAGGATCGTGTTATTTCGACTTCTTTGAGCGATGGCTCGAAAATCAGTAAAACCTATGCTCCTTTTTCCACAGGTAAACTGGTGACTCAAATCAGCGTGACGGATAAGAACGGCAAAGAGACTGTTCTCGGCACCCAGAAATTCGACCGTCTCGGGCGTTTGCTAGAAACGACCAGCGGCGGTCGAACCAGTGTAATGACCTATACCCATGCCTGGCAAACTCGCCCAACATCGGTAAAAGGGCCAGATGGTGTCGTCACGCGTACGGTCAGCGATCCTAATTTGGGGGATGCGGTGACTCATCTTTATGCCGGTGAAGGCGCTGGCGCGGTCACGCAATCTTTTGACTATCATCTCCCAACGGCAATGATGACCAAAGCCACGGAAAATAATTCATCAAATCGTTGGTTAACCTATCCTTCAGGTCGTATGAAGTCTGAAATGTCGATTATTCACGGCGGCACAGAAAAATCAGTTGGCTATCAATATTCATTGGCCGGTGCGGTCGAGAAGGATAGCGATATTGAAAATGTTAGCCGACAGCGTAAATTTGGCATTTCGGGGACCTCTACCGGTCAGCTTTTGGAAGTGAGTGACTCAGAACTCAAAGTCACCCCTCATTACGATGAGTTTCAGAGGGTTACTGGCTGGGAAGTCGTAGAAATAAGCAAGAAACACACATTGACTACCTCTTTGACATTTGATGATTTCGGGCGTGAAACGGCGAGAGTTGTGGCGCATAGCAACGGTGAAACTTATCACATCAAGCAGAACTGGAATGTTAATAGCCAGCTGGAGAGCCGCACTCGCCTGCGTGGCAGCGAAGTGTTATGTAACGAAACCTATCTCTACGACTCGCGTAATCGCCTGGTAACTTACAAAGCTGGTCCGCTAGAAGGCCAACTGCCAAAAGATGCCTATGGTAATGCGTTTACTCGCCAGGATTTCACCTTTGACGTATTGGGTAACATCACTACCTGCACCACAATGCTTAAAAATGGCAGTCAAAATGTGGCTACTTATCATTTTGAAAACAGTAAAGATCCTTGTCAGTTGACCTCAGTTACCAACAGTTTGAGTGCGAAGGAATATCCTGCAAAAATCGCGCTGACCTATGATGCTGCAGGTCGTATGATCTTGGATGAAGCGGGCCGAAAACTTTCCTACGATGCATTGGGCCGTTTGCAAAGTGTTGCAGGTGAAAAAGGCAGTGGCCGTTATGGCTACAATGCTCAGAACGTATTGAGCTGGCAAATTGTGGATAAAACCAAGCAGTTACATCGTTTATATTATCGTAGTAACAAATTGGTCAATGAGTGGATGAGCCCTGAAGGGCGGTCGCAAAGTGACACCAAAGATAGTCGTGTGCGTCTGGTTTACGCTGCGGGCAGCAATGTTGCTCAGATTAACCATGAGGGTGATAAGCAAACCACGTCACTTATCGGTACCGACAGTAAAAACTCTATAATGACTGCCAATGAAGAAGGCAAGACTCGCGAGTATCGCTATACCGCTTATGGCACGCAGGCAGCAGAAAAGAAGTAA
- a CDS encoding M3 family metallopeptidase yields MKQSQEYFTALNHDYLKVHKTKEELFWQNYMGTGDHDVSDRFSNAETVFKRFISNPARLAELRDHIATVEAEPKSEAQQQLLTGLRGWYRFFDCNAIEDPQAQALLEEIIQAESTLYGKRKLHKLMHTNSKGELVNASLGELLTNQATNENEEYRRSSQIALRELEQWLLVNGFPELIALRNRFARQQGYRNYFDYKVNKTEQMSPEQLFAILDRFEEQTREANVRSLNELVDRAGDGALMPWNIRYASAGDVTRQLDPYFPFADSLSRWINSFKRLHIGFNGAEMQLDLLVREGKYENGFMHGPVPPFVDQGKWVPAVINFTSLAKPDQVGSGATGLATLFHEGGHAAHFANIRQNAPCFSMEFPPTSMAYAETQSMFCDSLLDDADWLKRYAKNEQGESVPDALIQESIAARQPMRAFNERHILLMPYFEWQLYQWPEEKCTPEAITALARDVETHILGVAGSPRPTLAVPHLLSLESACSYQGYLLALMAVEQTRAFFLKRDGYLTDNAAIGPDLAKHYWTPGNSVSHDETLRSLTGEGFNPDYLAEACNQTVESAWQDAQEVIAQAATREQTAADFDLNVHIKVVDGKRVLADNAEGDDAMCQDFADFVEQTYLRR; encoded by the coding sequence ATGAAACAGTCACAGGAATATTTCACCGCACTGAATCACGACTATCTGAAGGTACACAAAACGAAAGAAGAGCTGTTCTGGCAGAACTATATGGGCACCGGAGACCACGATGTTTCCGATAGATTTTCCAATGCTGAAACGGTTTTTAAACGTTTTATTTCCAATCCGGCTCGATTGGCAGAACTGCGTGATCATATTGCAACCGTTGAGGCTGAGCCAAAAAGCGAGGCACAGCAACAATTGCTGACCGGCCTGCGTGGCTGGTATCGCTTTTTTGACTGCAATGCGATTGAAGATCCGCAAGCTCAGGCGCTGCTCGAAGAGATAATTCAGGCAGAGTCGACGCTTTACGGCAAACGCAAGCTGCACAAACTGATGCACACCAACAGCAAGGGCGAGCTGGTCAATGCCTCACTCGGCGAGCTGCTGACCAATCAGGCCACCAATGAAAACGAAGAGTATCGTCGCAGTTCGCAAATCGCCCTGCGTGAGTTAGAGCAGTGGCTGCTCGTTAACGGTTTTCCTGAACTTATCGCCCTGCGTAACCGCTTTGCGCGCCAGCAGGGGTATCGCAACTACTTTGATTACAAAGTAAATAAAACCGAGCAGATGAGCCCCGAGCAACTGTTTGCCATCCTCGACCGTTTTGAGGAGCAGACTCGCGAAGCCAACGTGCGCAGCTTGAATGAGCTGGTGGATCGTGCAGGCGACGGCGCGCTGATGCCATGGAATATTCGCTATGCCAGTGCTGGAGATGTCACACGTCAGCTGGACCCCTATTTTCCGTTTGCTGACTCGCTAAGCCGCTGGATCAACAGCTTTAAGCGCCTGCACATTGGATTCAACGGGGCAGAAATGCAGCTCGATTTGCTGGTGCGCGAAGGTAAATACGAGAATGGTTTTATGCATGGACCGGTACCGCCGTTTGTCGATCAGGGCAAATGGGTTCCGGCGGTGATTAACTTTACCAGCCTCGCGAAACCGGATCAGGTGGGCAGTGGCGCAACGGGTTTAGCGACCTTGTTCCATGAGGGCGGCCATGCTGCACATTTCGCCAACATTCGTCAAAATGCGCCTTGTTTCTCGATGGAGTTCCCTCCGACTTCAATGGCTTATGCGGAAACACAGTCGATGTTTTGCGATAGCCTGCTTGACGATGCCGATTGGTTGAAACGCTATGCCAAAAATGAGCAGGGTGAGTCGGTGCCGGATGCGCTGATTCAGGAAAGCATTGCGGCGCGCCAGCCGATGCGGGCATTCAACGAACGCCATATTCTGCTGATGCCGTATTTTGAATGGCAGCTTTATCAATGGCCTGAAGAGAAATGTACGCCTGAAGCTATCACTGCATTGGCTCGTGATGTTGAAACCCATATTCTTGGTGTTGCAGGCAGCCCAAGGCCGACGCTGGCGGTGCCACATTTGCTGTCGCTAGAATCTGCCTGTTCTTATCAGGGCTATTTATTGGCACTGATGGCGGTGGAGCAAACTCGTGCCTTCTTCCTTAAGCGTGATGGTTATCTGACTGACAATGCGGCGATTGGACCGGATCTGGCAAAACATTATTGGACGCCGGGTAACAGCGTGAGTCACGACGAAACGCTGCGTAGCTTGACTGGCGAAGGATTTAATCCTGATTATTTGGCCGAGGCCTGCAACCAGACGGTTGAAAGTGCGTGGCAGGACGCTCAGGAGGTCATTGCTCAGGCCGCTACTCGTGAGCAAACGGCAGCTGATTTTGATCTCAACGTGCATATTAAAGTGGTAGACGGCAAACGCGTGCTGGCTGATAACGCCGAAGGCGATGATGCAATGTGCCAAGACTTCGCTGATTTTGTCGAGCAAACCTATTTACGTCGATAA